Within the Fusarium keratoplasticum isolate Fu6.1 chromosome 1, whole genome shotgun sequence genome, the region ACTGTGTCTGCTGGGTTCACTCCAAGGGCGCCTCGTTGCCACTGCTTGCTGTTTCCGAGCAAGCGAAGCCCCTGATACACATTTACGAcggaagaggagaaaaggaggaggccaTTCACACCATCAAGGGCTTGCACAGGAAGCCGGTCCATCTGATGACGTTCAATGAGCAATACGACTGCGTCGTTTCCGCCGACGAGGGTGGAATGCTGGAGTACTGGCGGCCGAGTGGCAATTATGAAAAGCCTGAAGGGGTCTTTGAGTACAAGAGCTCGACCAACCTGTTTGATTTCAAAAAGGCAAAGTCCGTACCTTCATGCCTCTCCATATCTCCCAACGGCAAATATCTCGCCACATTTTCCTTGCCGGACCGAAAAATTCGCATCTTCGACTTTGCGACAGCCAAGCTGCATCGAGAGTACGACGAATCCCTTCAGGCCACCGAGGAGATGCACCGAGCGGGCACAGGGGCAAACAAGCTGGATAACGTCGAGTTTGGCCGAAGGACCGCCCATGAGAGGGACATCGAGTCGCAAACGCTCAAGTACAAGTCTAATGTCATCTTTGATGAGTCGGGCAACTTTATCATCTATGGCTCCATGCTGGGgatcaaggtcctcaacaCATATACCAACCAAGTGGTCAAGGTGTACGGAAAGGACGAAAACTTCCGTGCCGTTAACCTAGCCATCTACCAAGGTCAACCTCAGAAGAAGGGGGTTACAACTGTGGAGATGGGTGCTTCTAGCAACCCGCTGCTCCAAGAGTCCGAAACCCGAGATCCAATCCTGGTGGCAACGGGTGTTGGCAAGGTCCGATTCTACATGTTCAACAATGAAGAAGATGTTTCCAAGTCAACGCGAGACGTTCAGAACGAGCGACCCACGATGCTGGGCCAGAAGAAGGACTCACAGGTTAAAAAGGCCGAGACGGGCACAGGAGCTGTGATCCATACCACGTATGGAGACATTCACATCCGGCTGTTCCCCGACGCAGCACCAAAGACGGTCGAAAACTTTGTCACACATTGCAAGAGCGGCTACTACAACAGCACCATCTTCCACCGTGTCATCCGCAAGTTCATGATCCAGGGCGGAGACCCGTTGGGTGACGGAACAGGAGGCGAGAGTATCTGGGGACGCGAGTTTGAGGACGAATTCAGCAGTCTGAAGCACGACAAGCCGTACACGGTGAGCATGGCCAATGCAGGACCCAATACCAACGCCAGTCAGTTCTTTATCACAACAGAAAAGACGGTAAGCTTTCCTGAACCGCTTTTAGTATAACGAGAGAACGTATAACTAACTTGTAATGTAGCCCTGGCTGGACGGCAAGCACACCATCTTTGGGCGCGCAACACAAGGATTTGATGTTATCCACAAGATTGAGAATGTGCGGACGCACAAGGAGAAGCCGGAGGAGGATATTAAAGTCCTCAACATTGACATTATATAGAATAATGATACAAGGTGCTGATTAGCGGACGAGGGCGTGTCTGCTCAAGTGTAGTATGCGTGGTCCTGAACGTGCCCAGCCGGGTAGGTAGTTTCTCtaacttggccttggtgctCCCTTGCGCCTGCTCTGTCGTGGTACATACTTTCTACCGCCTGCCATAGCTACCTTCCATTTCTTCAATAGGTTCCTGCCAGAAGAGCCGCGTCACATGTCAAACGGTGTCTTTCTCGTTTCTCTGCATTGACACGTCAGTCAGCTTATATACTGCATATCCCCACCTGCAGACATCGAACTCTCACTACAGTGGTTGATCACAACCACACATCTTCCGTAGTATAGTGGTCAGTATGCAAGCTTGTCACGCTTGAGACCCGGGTTCAATTCCCGGCGGGAGAGAGTCCAGCCATCTGTGATACACAGGAAATTTTCTTTTTGTCTTTTTACCTTCCGAGACAGGACGTTAGGGTGGTATGTTTCCTCAACTTGCCTGCCCAGAGCATGAGgcgacaacaacagcaaaCATCAGCCCAAATGACGTAACCGGCCAATGAGGATAATACAGACAGGGGCGTGTTCCATGGGTTTGTTCTCAGGGCGTAGCAGTGGGGCCGTGGAAAGTCAAAATCACAGCTGCAAGGGACATGTCGAGCCCTTTGGAAGACGAGAGATTGACATGCTTGACATGGACGACATGGCTGGGGGACGTGGCATTGACAATGGAAGCGGCGCATGGAAAGAAGGAAGCAAGCAGGTTCAGCTCTGGCGAAACAATAGAATCGGAGTTCCCTAGCGCAACAAGCGCTAGAAAGGTGGCGGTTAACTACCTTAGgttttttttgttttttgtACTGTACCGCAAGGTTGTCTGCCGTTTTTTCAACTCCCGCGAAGAAGGATGGAGGAGTGACTCAAGCCAATTAATTTAGAGGGTGTAGAGGCaggggagagagaaaaaaaaaccgtCGCAACAATGAGGGTACCCGATCTGCCACCAGGCCCACGCGCGCAATCGATGTACTCCCCTTGGATCGACTGCTAAAACCGGCGCGGGAATGGCGGGGGCAACAGGCGGCTCCTCCAATCATGCGGGGCAGTTTGGCAACCATGGAGTGACTTCTTTCGAGTTTTTGGAGCAAGCAGTGAGTGTGACACACCGACGCCGGCGCAAAGGGACGGGGTCACCTCAGGGTACGGAAATATAATTGtatacttttttttctcccgTTACTGTAATTTTCCTTCTTTCCGTCTTCATACCCTATCTCTCtatctcctctcctcttgtCTAATTGGACTTGACTTGATCTCTACCATTGACTTGTATCTCCTGTCTTCTACCCCGCCATCACAGTCACCATGTCTGTACGTCTACGCTCCCAAGCTCCCTGCTCCCTTTGTTCCTTTGGCGGGGTGACTCACGAGTAGCGCAGCAGTTCTTCATCCAGAACAAGAATGTCGGCAACCAAGCCGAGTCCGAGGATTGGAGAAGTGAGTAATACCTCCTGGCAATCTATATACGCCCCGGCGATCTCTAGGTCTGCCGGCGCGCTTGATCTCGACCAGTGCTGACCAGCTCTTAGTCCGCGGCTATAACCCTCTGACTCCCCCCGATCTGCTCCAGCACGAGATCCCCCAGACCgccgagtccaagaagaCAGTGCTCGAGGGCCGCAACGAGaccgtcgccgtcgtcaaTGGCACCGACGAGAAGCAGCGCCTGCTCGTCGTCATCGGACCCTGCTCCATCCACGACCCTGAGGCCGCCCTCGCCTACTgcgacctcctcctcaaggagaaggagaagcacaaggatgagctcctcatcgTGATGCGATCCTACCTCGAGAAGCCCCGCACCACCGTTGGCTGGAAGGGTCTGATCAACGACCCCGACATTGACGGCAgcttcaagatcaacaagggCCTGCGAGTCTCGCGACAGCTCTTTGTCGACCTCACCTCCAAGGGCATGCCCATTGCCAGCGAGATGCTGGATACTATCTCTCCTCAGTTCCTTGCCGATCTGCTGTCAGTCGGCGCCATTGGCGCCCGTACCACTGAGAGCCAGCTTCACCGTGAGCTTGCCAGTGGTCTCAGTTTCCCCGTCGGCTTCAAGAACGGCACTGATGGCTCGTTGAATGTGGCCATTGATGCCATTGGCGCCGCCGAGCACCCCCATCACTTCCTTTCCGTCACCAAGCCCGGTGTCGTCGCCATTGTCGGCACTGAGGGCAACCACGACTGCTTCGTTATCCTCCGAGGTGGTTCCAAGGGCACAAACTACGACGCCGAGAGCATcgctgctgccaaggaggccctggccaagaaggGTGTGCGACAGCGACTTATGGTCGACTGCAGCCACGGCAACTCTCTCAAGAACCACAAGAACCAGCCCAAGGTGGCCGCCGATATCGCCAGCCAGATCTCCAAGGGTGAGGACGCCATCATGGGTGTCATGATTGAGAGCAACGTCAACGAGGGTAAGTTACCAACAAGCCGTACCATTCGAATGCAAACTAACAGAGTCAAGGCAACCAAAAAGTTCCTGCCGAGGGCAAGTCTGGTCTCAAGTACGGCGTGAGCATCACGGATGCCTGCATCAACTGGGAGGACACGGTCACAACGCTAGAGACTCTGGCacaggctgtcaaggaccGCCGCAAGCTCGCCGGCGTCAACGGCGCCTAAGCTGTAGGAGTTTGGAGGGTTGGGTGCGCCGAACTtggtgacgaggaagatggtcatGGTCGTCACTGGATGTTTCAACAATGAGTCCTGGGCCTGGGATTGGGACTGCATCTTGTCGCAATAGGTCGCGCATTTCGTTTCGAGGCTTGGAGTTTATAAGGGTGTTGATTTTCGGGATAGATAAAAGCATCAAACATGGTATGATGACTGAGGGCGCATTCAACAAAAGAAGGCGCCTACGCTGCGCTCCGTGTTTGACCGAGCAAGAGAGAATGGAAGCAATCAAAAGCATTGAATGATATGAAAcgaggctgttgatggtgtCTGTGTCTGCCTTGCTAGTTCCCGTTACTGGGGCGCGCGAGCGACATCGCATACTGTTTGTGCTCAGTCACGCACACTGTACGACCAATGCTCATATTTGTGAGGTTACACGCCACACCAAGCTCCACTGTCCACACTGTGCTATCTGAGCTTCCAACTGGCGTTTTTTGAGCAAGCCCAATCCAACTGATAATTCCGTCATCTCGACCCTTCACCCACTCAAGCCCAAAATCGCTCATCGCGATCGCCCAATCCTAATCACCATCTCGCGATCCCTATCGAGGTCCATCACTACTCTCACTCCTCCATCTTCGATCATCGCTCCTGAAGCCATCAACGGGTTTCATCGACAAAAGGAGACGCGGTTCCTGTGCCTGGCGCGATTATGGCACGCGACTATTCACCCGCCGAGTCTCCCCTGTCCTCCATGGACGAGTCGGAGCCTTACGAGGAGGACGGCCATGAGCTGTACGAGACGAATTTGCGACCCTCCAAGCGCCAACGGGTCGATGCTGGCTCTACAACATCCTCTGCCGTCGTCCCCGACGCTGAGCCCGAGACTGTACCAGAGCCTGACCCTCTCGAGGGCATGTCTGATGTCTCATCCGACACGTCGGGCGACATCCCCAGCTCTCCGATCAATGCGCGtctcgatgaggaggacTTCCAGGACCAAGTGACCGTTTGCGACTGGGACGGTTGCCCGGCTGGTGACCAGGGCAACATGGATAAGTTGGTCGAGCATATCCACAACTCGCACATTGAGAATCGGCAAAAGAAGTATACATGCGAATGGAGAAGCTGCAACAGGAAGGGTCTCCCCCATGCCAGCGGCTATGCCCTCAAGGCACACATGCGCAGCCACACAAGAGAGAAGCCCTTCTACTGCTACTTGCCAGGTACGGCGCACCTTGACTCGCGATACGCGATAGCTTATACTGATGATTTCTTAGAGTGCGATAGGTCTTTCACTCGGTCAGATGCATTGGCAAAGCATATGAGGACAGTCCACGAGACCGAGGCTCTTCGTCCCTCTGATCCCGTCCCCAAGTCGATGCAGTCGGGCCCCCAGGGCAAGGGAggcaagctcaagatcatcatcaagaccaaccaGCAATCGCAAGGCGCCCACGACGACATGGATGATGCCGCCAACGGCGACGACCACACCTCGGAGTACTTTACGCCCCTGACCGAGGACATCTTcgctgctgaggagctcgCCTACCCGGTCGACAAGCTGTACCGAAAGTGCTACTGGGAGGCCAAGTGGGCTGAAGAGGTGGGTGAGTCGCTGAAGAAGGAGTGCAAGGAGTGGGAGGATGTCTACTATAAGGAGtggctcgagaaggaggtgcTCCTCGCCCAGGTGATTAAGAGTGAGGTGAACTGGCATGAGCGGCGACAGGCTATCCTGACTGGAGCTGCCGATGTACACATCCCCGGCACTGTAGAGAGCGTCGAGGGAGAGCGGGCAAACGGCGCACAAGGAGAGGTTGTGGCATCCACCAACGGGACAAAGGCGGCAGGTGTTGCTGCATGATGGGGGCTTTTAATGGCGTTTTTGTTCTTTCTCTTTTCCAGTCGGGGCATCGCAACTGGGAGCCAGCCACGGTCTCCGATACGGTCGGTGACCTtgtattattatatctaaaCGGATgtggagttgatggagttggCTACGTGACTTTTGGGGAgagctccagcagcagcataGGTCGTCAGATGTTCGGGACCGTACAATGAAATCATGATTCAGCTTATACAAATAGGATGTGTTGTTACagggccttcttcttggctcgATACGACTGAGAGTTCTTGAAGGGGAACCCGCTCGTGCTCTGGTCAAACTTGTGGTAGCGGCTGatcatggccttgtcgctgGCAAACATGATGCAGTACAGCGCAAAGGTGGCAAAGATGGCGCTCCCAACGCAGCCGAGTAGGTATCCAGTCTCGCGAGTCCAGGCAAACCAGCCGTAACAGTAGAAGGCGGTCGAGGCGTGGTGTAGCATGGATATGAGgacggcggccgaggcgtAGGGCGAGGGGGTCGTTCCGTCGGAGGATGCCTCTGAAGATAGTGGTTAGAAAGACCGTCAGGAGATCTGGTAGAAGGGTGGAGGTACCATCTGAGGAGGCATCGAGAGGGAGGGCGCCAgagaggacgacgacaatgaggcccagggcgaggagggcgaagCCTAGGGAGCGGGCAAAGTACGTCTCAAGGGCTGCACACATTAGCACCCATTCCTCACACAGCTTGAGAGTATCTCACGAGTTGGTTCGCCGCCCCCAGAGCGAAGGATGGAGCCGACAAAGGACGGCCAGACGATGAGCGGAAACGCCTGGGTGCTCAGCCAAGCGAGGTTCCCGAAGCTGTATGTCGCGATGGCCTGTGGTGCGTGTCAGCAAGTTGAATGAATGACGCTTATGGGTAGGGATCGTACACTCATTGTGACGAATTGATGTCTTTGATAGATCAAATATCAAATAAGAATCTGCGAAAAGACCTGGTTGGTGGTTTAGAAGCTAtagctgaagctgaagctcaagatggtTCCATCATGGGAAGCTGTCCTTTGACATGGGGGGAGATCCTCCCCCATCGACGTCACCACGGCGCATTCGGCGACCGACCCGCTTACGAACGGCCCATATCCCGATCTGTCCGTTGTATCATTTTCCGTTCTTTTGCCACACACGGGAGGAGGCCGATCTCGCATCTCTAGTCCCGCAGGCACAGGCGACAAAAAAAACCATTGCAAATCCTCACATTTTCATTGCCCGCTCTCCCCAAGAACGGAGCCTTCCCAAGCCTGCCTGCCTGTATCGGGATTTCCGAGGAGTTACTAAAACAGCCCTTGGTCTAAGCCAGGCGCCGCCCGTCTATCGTCCTGCGCTTCTTATCTTGCCCTGCCCGTTGACTCACGGAGTTGTTTCTTTCTCTTGTCCGTCACAATCTTTCCAATCATAACGTCTTGATTTGCACCTGAAGATTTGCAGAGGTTTATTTATTTGTCAGCCGCCTTTGCGCCGAGGGTCCGTCCCCAGTAAAAAAAACTAGAGTCAACAACTCCCCGGCTTCCACTTGGGCGCATCCGCCACTCAACTTTATACCAAACAACTTCCTGATACTCCTGTGTTGTCTTCGCCGCCGTTCTCCCTCCCTCTATATCGCGATTCAACACCAGGCGCCATGAGTGCCATTCTCTCCGCCGACGACCTCAACGACTTCATCTCCCCCGGTGTCGCGTGCATCAAACCCATCGAGACCCTCCCCGCCGCCCCGCCCCCGCAATCGCAGTCCCTCGAGACTgaggtcatcctcgacggccaGCAGCCCGCGGCCAATCCCAACGCCCCCGCCCAGATCTCTCTCACAGATTGCCTTGCATGCTCTGGCTGCGTAACATCCGCCGAGGCTGTGCTCGTGAGTCTTCAGAGCCATGCCGAGGTCCTCACCACACTTGATGCGGCACCGGCCTTGAGGGTCGTCACCGACGATAGTGGCCGGTTCAGGGTCGAGGGCTTGGAGAATGAGAACGCGAAGCTCTTTGTGGCTAGTGTGAGCCCTCAAACAAGGGCCAACCTTGCCGCAGCCTGCGGTGGGAGCGTCTCAGAGAAGGATGTCGGGCACATGCTGAGCAATCTGTTGCGTGGGCCAGACGGTATTGCCAACGGCGGGCAATGGAAGAACGGCTTCACATGGGTGGTCGACACCAATGTCGCGAGGGAGGCTACCCTTGTGCTCGGTGCTGAAGAAGTCCTCAACTCGGCGCGGTCTGGCATGGCCACACCTGCGAAACCCATCCTGGCATCCTCATGCCCCGGCTGGGTTTGCTATGCCGAGAAAACACACCCTCATGTCCTCCCACATCTCTCAAAGGTCAAGTCACCGCAGGCTTTGATGGGCACCATTCTCAAGACAACCCTAAGCCGAACACTCGATATCGCCCCCAGCCGCATCTGGCACCTGGCCGTTATGCCATGCTTTGATAAGAAACTTGAAGCCAGTCGGGAAGAGTTGACGGAGGAGGTCTGGGCAGGAGGCGAATCTCGTGGTCGCGGAGTCCGGGATGTTGACTGCGTCATCACGAGCAAGGAGATTCTCATGCTTGCAGAGTCAAGGGGACTCAATTTCTTCGATGTACCCAAGACGGCACCACCCAGCCCGACTCTGACGCCGTTCCCCGATCCCAAAATCCACGACTTCCTCTTCCCGCGTCGACGGTCCAGAAACCCACCTCGCGAGGCCGGTACTTCAGGAGGCTTGTTGCACCACATCCTTCAAAGCCGAGCAGCGCAAACACCCGGCGCAGAGATTGTTCACACCCGTGGTCgcaatgttgatgttgccgaGTACTCTGTGGTTGTGAATGGCGAGCCAGTTTTCCGTGCCGCCAGATATTATGGCTTCAGGAATATTCAGAACCTCGTTAGGCGCCTGAAGCCAGCCAGACCGTCCCGAATGCCTGGCGGAAAGCCCTTTGGAAGCGCTCGCAAGCCGGCAGGAAAGGCGGCATCCCTCGAGCACAGCTATGTCGAGGTCATGGCATGCCCCGGAGGCTGTACCAACGGTGGCGGTCAAATCAAGGTTGACGACCCCGTCGTCATGGAGCGAAGGAATTATTCCGGAAAGCCAGGTCCGCAGGAGCAAAAGGACTGGCTAGCAGAAGTTGACGAGGCCTACTTCTCGGGAGAAGAGGCCGGcatcgaggttggcgaggAAACATTCGAGCATGTCGTTGGCGGCATCTCCCACTCATACATAAATGATACCCTGGCGCATTGGGCGGAGATCACAGGCATAGGACTTGATAGACTGGCATTCACGAGCTATCGTGAGGTGATTAGCGACGTTGGTAAAGACACAGCCACAGATACCGAGAGGGTGGTACAGCTGGCGGGAAAGATTGGAGGCGGATGGTAAAGCTAGTCGATAGAAATAATCAACTGCCCTAGCCTCCTCTTCGAGCGAAGCCAAACCCTCCCCGTCCACTTCCGTCTGGTCCTCTTGGTGTTCGAATGggagcctgctgctgctgctgctcgtccTGGGGTGTCTGATTCCTCCTAGGCGATGGCTGGTCGGGCTGTCGCCTTTGGTTGTTGGGTTCAGGCTTCGGGGTGTAGTTTGGATCGTACAGCTCGCGGCCGGAACCTGACATGTTCTGCCTCCTCGGGGCGTCAAACGAGCGGTTGTCGTACTGGCGATTCTCATACTGGCGGTTCTCGCTGTTCCTATATCCGCCTCTTCCCCTACCCCGACCACGGCCACTGAAGTGCCCATCCGACCGCGGTGGGGTAACTGTGCCCGGAGATGAGGCTCCTGACGACGGGTTTGACTCGCCAAAGATCTTGGCTCGGGCCTCCTCGTACCGCcgctgcttctcctctcgGTCTCGCTTTTGCTTGGCACGAATCTCTTCTGGGCTCATGGGtacctccttcttggcctcctcgttgTCGTCTTCGACGGTCAGCTGGGACATGCCAGTCACGGGATCCCGCTTGGCGATGACGGGCTTCCGGCTGAGCACCTTGACCTGGGGCTTGAAGGGGGTTGTGAGGGGGACGCCTGAGTTGGAGCTGGCTTCTATGTAGTGAAAGGTTTGGGGAGTGTCCCTGTCGCAAAGAGCGTCAGCAAAGAACCGGACTAGCATGTCAATCGCAACGCTGAGGGGACGTACGCAGACTCCCACAGCTTCCGATTTTGTTCAGCGTGCTGAGCAAGGCGCTCGGCCTTGGTGAGAGGAGCCTGGGGCGCCGGTTGCTCAGGCTCGTTCACGACCTTGTCGGCCTGGGCCTCCCAGTCGTCTTCCCAAGCATCGGGAACAGGCGCCTTGTTCTTGGACATGGTCAATTCAGGAGGGCTTTCCAAATGGTGACTGCGGTGATCTAGATATGTCAAGGCCTTCGTCTCCTTTTGTGTCTTGAAATCTGGTCCGGGATCGCAGGGTTGAGCATGGGGTGAAGCAAGAGCGTTTgggtggttgttgttgggaAGAAAATAGGCTGAATGGAAGCCCAAAAGCTGGGAGGAAACTCACGACGTATGGGGGACCTACGTTTTTTTCTTGCCTGTGCAGGAGAGCAGCGCAGCGCTTCAAGGAAGGTGGCCCGCTCAGGATTACGCCAACCTGGGGAAACGCGAGGGACCTGGGCGCAACCCGCCGAACGGCGACATGACCGCCTGCCGCGCTTGTATCTCCGAAGTCGCTTCTGTCAAGCCCAGATCTTTAGCTGGGCAGTTCAGGTCAGTTTGGGCTGGTACTAGGTGGGCAGGTATGGAAGTTGCGGGGTGGCTGCTGGTTGGTGGGGCAGGCGAAGGGAAGCTCAGCCTTTGAGACGAGACGCAAGCATCAGCTGAATCACcacctctcctctctctaTGTTGAGACGTCGTCTTCTGCTTCAAGTCTCAAACCATCGCTATTATTTCCGGTTGTGCCTCACATAATCCGGTGCTCTTCTTATTTCCTATTATTCCCCCTACCATATCCATCGCAAGAGTTCCGTCGTTATTTCAACATGGCTGGTGGTCCA harbors:
- a CDS encoding Nuclear architecture-related protein 1 encodes the protein MSAILSADDLNDFISPGVACIKPIETLPAAPPPQSQSLETEVILDGQQPAANPNAPAQISLTDCLACSGCVTSAEAVLVSLQSHAEVLTTLDAAPALRVVTDDSGRFRVEGLENENAKLFVASVSPQTRANLAAACGGSVSEKDVGHMLSNLLRGPDGIANGGQWKNGFTWVVDTNVAREATLVLGAEEVLNSARSGMATPAKPILASSCPGWVCYAEKTHPHVLPHLSKVKSPQALMGTILKTTLSRTLDIAPSRIWHLAVMPCFDKKLEASREELTEEVWAGGESRGRGVRDVDCVITSKEILMLAESRGLNFFDVPKTAPPSPTLTPFPDPKIHDFLFPRRRSRNPPREAGTSGGLLHHILQSRAAQTPGAEIVHTRGRNVDVAEYSVVVNGEPVFRAARYYGFRNIQNLVRRLKPARPSRMPGGKPFGSARKPAGKAASLEHSYVEVMACPGGCTNGGGQIKVDDPVVMERRNYSGKPGPQEQKDWLAEVDEAYFSGEEAGIEVGEETFEHVVGGISHSYINDTLAHWAEITGIGLDRLAFTSYREVISDVGKDTATDTERVVQLAGKIGGGW
- a CDS encoding Peptidylprolyl isomerase; its protein translation is MAADDDDNRSQKRSHSEFRDDASDSSSDDDMGPQLPSEAPKKKRRVLPHEKLYVAALPKSTRYSKSLMHKEQILFATWTPLTEFLITSSVDGVVKFWKKIAQGIEFVKEFKAHNGEIVSVSVSKDGRSFATAGADETIKIFDVITFDLLSMISLNYTPNCVCWVHSKGASLPLLAVSEQAKPLIHIYDGRGEKEEAIHTIKGLHRKPVHLMTFNEQYDCVVSADEGGMLEYWRPSGNYEKPEGVFEYKSSTNLFDFKKAKSVPSCLSISPNGKYLATFSLPDRKIRIFDFATAKLHREYDESLQATEEMHRAGTGANKLDNVEFGRRTAHERDIESQTLKYKSNVIFDESGNFIIYGSMLGIKVLNTYTNQVVKVYGKDENFRAVNLAIYQGQPQKKGVTTVEMGASSNPLLQESETRDPILVATGVGKVRFYMFNNEEDVSKSTRDVQNERPTMLGQKKDSQVKKAETGTGAVIHTTYGDIHIRLFPDAAPKTVENFVTHCKSGYYNSTIFHRVIRKFMIQGGDPLGDGTGGESIWGREFEDEFSSLKHDKPYTVSMANAGPNTNASQFFITTEKTPWLDGKHTIFGRATQGFDVIHKIENVRTHKEKPEEDIKVLNIDII
- a CDS encoding Phospho-2-dehydro-3-deoxyheptonate aldolase, yielding MSQFFIQNKNVGNQAESEDWRIRGYNPLTPPDLLQHEIPQTAESKKTVLEGRNETVAVVNGTDEKQRLLVVIGPCSIHDPEAALAYCDLLLKEKEKHKDELLIVMRSYLEKPRTTVGWKGLINDPDIDGSFKINKGLRVSRQLFVDLTSKGMPIASEMLDTISPQFLADLLSVGAIGARTTESQLHRELASGLSFPVGFKNGTDGSLNVAIDAIGAAEHPHHFLSVTKPGVVAIVGTEGNHDCFVILRGGSKGTNYDAESIAAAKEALAKKGVRQRLMVDCSHGNSLKNHKNQPKVAADIASQISKGEDAIMGVMIESNVNEGNQKVPAEGKSGLKYGVSITDACINWEDTVTTLETLAQAVKDRRKLAGVNGA